A window of Dorea formicigenerans contains these coding sequences:
- the tsaE gene encoding tRNA (adenosine(37)-N6)-threonylcarbamoyltransferase complex ATPase subunit type 1 TsaE, translated as MEKIIESNKEQDTYDLGYELGQHAKPGQVFTLVGDLGVGKTVFTKGLAAGLGITEPVSSPTFTIVQVYDEGRLPFYHFDVYRIGDVEEMDEIGYEDYVYGEGVSLIEWANLIEEILPEHFTEIKIEKNLEKGFDYRRISICEF; from the coding sequence ATGGAAAAAATCATAGAGTCAAATAAAGAACAAGATACTTATGACCTGGGATATGAACTGGGGCAGCATGCGAAGCCGGGGCAAGTGTTCACGCTTGTCGGTGATCTGGGCGTAGGAAAGACCGTATTTACAAAAGGACTGGCCGCCGGACTTGGCATTACAGAGCCGGTCAGCAGCCCGACATTTACAATTGTGCAGGTGTATGATGAAGGGCGCCTGCCGTTCTATCATTTTGATGTTTACCGGATCGGTGATGTGGAAGAGATGGACGAGATCGGTTATGAGGATTATGTCTACGGCGAAGGGGTCAGCTTGATCGAGTGGGCGAATCTGATCGAGGAAATATTGCCGGAACACTTCACCGAGATTAAGATAGAAAAGAATTTGGAAAAAGGATTTGATTATCGGAGGATAAGTATATGCGAATTTTAG
- a CDS encoding threonine aldolase family protein: MIQFQCDYEEGACPQILERLMATNLEQTVGYSEDEYCKQAREKIKKACDAPEADVHFLVGGTQTNYVVIRSILRPYQGVISAVTGHINVHETGAVEATGHKVLALPSKDGKITASQVRAYYDAHWNDADHEHIVQPGMVYISHPTENGTIYSKSELQELYATCKELGLPLFMDGARMGYGLMSEKSDMTLADIAANTDVFYIGGTKVGALFGEAVVITKSALKKDFRYCMKQSGAMLAKGRLLGIQFDTLFTDDLYFKIAAHADKLAMKLKNAFLEKGYKMYFDSYTNQQYPILSKKDREKLAQKYQFSFWEQIDEDYAAVRFCTSWATSEEAIDELIQDI, from the coding sequence ATGATTCAGTTTCAGTGTGATTATGAAGAGGGCGCATGCCCACAGATTCTGGAACGTCTGATGGCGACGAATCTGGAGCAGACGGTTGGATATAGTGAAGATGAATATTGCAAGCAGGCAAGAGAAAAGATCAAAAAAGCCTGTGATGCACCAGAGGCAGATGTACATTTCCTGGTAGGAGGGACCCAGACGAACTATGTAGTGATCCGCTCGATCCTCCGTCCGTATCAAGGCGTAATTTCAGCAGTGACCGGTCATATCAACGTGCATGAAACAGGCGCGGTCGAAGCAACTGGACACAAAGTCCTGGCACTTCCAAGCAAAGACGGAAAAATTACAGCATCACAGGTGCGCGCATATTACGATGCACACTGGAATGACGCAGATCATGAGCACATCGTACAGCCGGGCATGGTCTACATTTCCCATCCGACGGAAAATGGAACAATTTACAGCAAGTCTGAATTACAGGAACTTTACGCAACCTGTAAAGAACTTGGTTTGCCATTATTCATGGACGGAGCAAGAATGGGATATGGATTAATGTCTGAAAAATCAGACATGACACTGGCAGATATTGCAGCAAATACAGATGTATTTTATATTGGGGGAACGAAGGTAGGAGCACTTTTCGGCGAGGCAGTCGTAATCACAAAATCCGCTCTTAAGAAAGATTTTCGTTACTGCATGAAGCAGAGTGGAGCAATGCTGGCCAAAGGACGCCTTCTGGGAATCCAGTTTGATACATTATTTACAGACGATTTATATTTCAAAATTGCAGCTCACGCAGACAAATTAGCTATGAAGTTAAAAAATGCATTTCTTGAAAAAGGATATAAAATGTATTTTGATTCTTACACGAACCAGCAGTATCCGATCTTGTCAAAGAAAGACCGCGAAAAATTAGCACAGAAATATCAGTTTAGTTTTTGGGAACAGATAGATGAAGACTATGCGGCAGTGCGCTTCTGCACAAGTTGGGCAACAAGTGAAGAAGCAATAGACGAGCTGATCCAGGATATTTAA
- a CDS encoding DUF6110 family protein, whose protein sequence is MSNILKGLKKVDGKKTGIFAAGVLFGTAGIKVLSSKDAKKLYTNCTAAVLRAKECVLKTAATIQENAEDVYAEAQQINEDRAAKEEQEYAEAVAAEEAEEAEEAAEADETDFAEETAE, encoded by the coding sequence ATGTCAAACATTTTAAAAGGCTTAAAAAAAGTAGATGGAAAGAAGACAGGAATCTTTGCAGCAGGAGTATTATTCGGAACTGCAGGAATCAAAGTTCTGTCCAGCAAGGACGCTAAAAAATTATACACAAACTGTACAGCAGCAGTTTTAAGAGCAAAAGAGTGTGTGCTTAAGACAGCAGCTACAATTCAGGAAAATGCAGAGGACGTATATGCAGAAGCACAGCAGATCAACGAAGACAGAGCAGCAAAAGAAGAGCAGGAGTACGCAGAGGCAGTAGCAGCAGAAGAGGCTGAAGAAGCAGAGGAAGCAGCAGAAGCTGATGAGACAGATTTTGCTGAAGAGACAGCCGAGTAA
- the tsaD gene encoding tRNA (adenosine(37)-N6)-threonylcarbamoyltransferase complex transferase subunit TsaD yields MKEDVLILAIESSCDETAAAVVKNGREVLSNVISSQIALHTLYGGVVPEIASRKHIEKINQVVQAALDEANVTLDDITAIGVTYGPGLVGALLVGVAEAKAIAYAAKKPLVGVHHIEGHIAANFIEHKDLEPPFFSLVVSGGHTHLVRVKDYGKFDIIGRTRDDAAGEAFDKVARAIGLGYPGGPKIDKVSKEGNPEAIAFPRAHVEDAPYDFSFSGLKSAVLNYINGCQMKGIEYNQADIAASFQKAVTDVLVANAMHAVEEFHVDKLAIAGGVASNSALRAAMKEACEKRGVEFYYPSPIFCTDNAAMIGVAAYYEYINGTRSGWDLNAVPNLKLGER; encoded by the coding sequence ATGAAGGAAGATGTATTGATTCTTGCAATTGAAAGCTCCTGTGATGAGACGGCAGCAGCAGTCGTAAAGAACGGAAGAGAAGTTCTTTCAAATGTAATCTCTTCCCAGATTGCACTGCATACTCTCTACGGAGGTGTTGTGCCGGAGATTGCATCAAGAAAGCATATAGAGAAGATAAATCAGGTCGTACAGGCGGCTCTTGATGAGGCAAATGTTACATTAGACGATATTACTGCCATCGGAGTTACTTACGGACCGGGGCTTGTAGGCGCACTTCTGGTCGGTGTAGCAGAGGCAAAAGCCATCGCATATGCAGCAAAGAAACCATTAGTCGGAGTGCATCATATTGAAGGACACATTGCAGCAAATTTCATTGAGCACAAAGATCTGGAACCGCCATTTTTCTCACTGGTCGTTTCAGGAGGACATACACATCTTGTGCGAGTCAAAGATTATGGCAAATTTGACATTATCGGACGCACAAGAGACGATGCGGCAGGAGAAGCATTTGATAAAGTCGCACGCGCGATCGGACTTGGGTATCCGGGCGGACCAAAGATTGATAAAGTATCCAAAGAAGGAAACCCAGAAGCCATTGCATTTCCACGCGCACACGTTGAAGATGCACCATATGACTTTAGCTTCAGTGGTCTGAAATCCGCAGTTCTGAACTACATCAACGGCTGCCAGATGAAAGGAATCGAATACAACCAGGCAGATATTGCGGCATCGTTCCAGAAAGCCGTGACAGATGTTCTTGTGGCAAATGCGATGCATGCAGTGGAAGAATTTCATGTGGACAAGCTGGCGATTGCCGGTGGTGTTGCATCCAACAGCGCACTTCGCGCAGCCATGAAAGAGGCGTGTGAAAAGAGAGGGGTAGAATTCTATTATCCGTCTCCGATTTTCTGTACCGACAATGCAGCAATGATCGGCGTGGCAGCTTACTATGAGTATATCAATGGCACAAGAAGCGGATGGGATCTCAATGCAGTGCCGAATCTGAAACTGGGCGAACGGTAG
- a CDS encoding P-II family nitrogen regulator produces MSRLYMIVTITDRNRKKKFEEFYKKNEHMVFFTTLGRGTANSEMLDYFGLEESEKVVILSVVTEETWKKLRREMIVKMQIDVPGTGIAFIVPLSSIGGEKTLHFLIQSEKFEREEESTLKETEYELLVAIANQGCIDTVMDVARSVGAGGGTVIHAKGTGMETAEKFLGVSLAAEKEIILIVTRKKQKNAIMKAMMEQTGLDSKEKTIIFSLPVTSTVGLRMYIDEMDMDEEEKDR; encoded by the coding sequence ATGAGTAGATTATATATGATAGTGACGATTACAGACCGGAACCGAAAGAAGAAATTTGAAGAATTTTATAAGAAAAATGAGCATATGGTTTTCTTTACAACATTGGGACGTGGAACCGCAAATAGTGAGATGTTGGACTATTTCGGATTGGAAGAATCAGAAAAGGTCGTAATTCTATCGGTGGTAACAGAAGAAACGTGGAAGAAACTAAGGCGGGAAATGATTGTAAAGATGCAGATCGATGTGCCGGGAACCGGAATTGCATTTATCGTGCCACTCAGCAGCATCGGCGGAGAAAAAACATTACATTTCCTGATACAGAGCGAGAAATTTGAACGGGAGGAGGAGTCCACTTTGAAAGAAACAGAATATGAATTATTAGTAGCAATTGCCAATCAGGGGTGCATCGACACCGTGATGGACGTGGCGAGAAGTGTAGGAGCCGGAGGCGGAACCGTGATCCATGCGAAAGGAACCGGCATGGAAACAGCAGAAAAATTTCTTGGCGTATCACTGGCGGCAGAAAAAGAAATCATATTGATCGTCACAAGAAAGAAACAGAAAAATGCAATCATGAAAGCCATGATGGAGCAGACAGGACTTGACAGCAAAGAAAAAACAATTATATTTTCCCTGCCGGTCACAAGCACAGTAGGACTTAGAATGTATATAGATGAAATGGATATGGATGAGGAAGAAAAAGACAGATAA
- a CDS encoding ribonuclease Z, with the protein MLDVCLLGTGGMMPLPYRWLTSLLVRYNGSSLLIDCGEGTQIAIKEKGWSFKPIDVICFTHYHGDHISGLPGLLLTMGNADRTEPLTLIGPKGLERVVNSLRVIAPELPFQIKYIEITQPEQIFEMNGYRLKAFRVNHNVTCYGYTMEIDRAGKFDVDRANEAAIPQKFWGSLQKGENVQDGDNLYTPDMVLGPARKGIKLTYCTDTRPTDSIRNNAKGSDLFICEGMYGEKDKLKKAKEYKHMTFYEAAQLAKEAEVAEMWLTHYSPSLTHPEEYMDEVKKIFPNSIAAKDKRTVELTFSD; encoded by the coding sequence ATGTTAGACGTATGTTTGTTGGGAACGGGCGGCATGATGCCCCTCCCGTACCGCTGGCTCACCTCGCTTCTGGTGAGATATAACGGCAGCAGTCTTCTAATTGACTGCGGAGAAGGTACGCAGATTGCAATAAAAGAAAAAGGCTGGAGTTTCAAACCCATCGATGTGATTTGCTTCACACATTACCACGGCGACCACATCAGCGGACTCCCAGGCCTGCTCCTGACTATGGGAAATGCAGACCGCACGGAACCGTTGACTCTGATTGGACCGAAAGGACTGGAGCGGGTAGTCAACTCACTTCGCGTTATTGCGCCGGAACTGCCATTTCAGATAAAATACATCGAAATCACACAGCCGGAGCAGATATTTGAGATGAATGGCTATCGCCTGAAAGCATTTCGCGTAAATCATAACGTCACTTGCTATGGCTACACGATGGAAATCGACCGCGCCGGGAAGTTCGACGTGGATCGTGCAAATGAAGCGGCAATTCCGCAGAAGTTCTGGGGCAGTCTGCAAAAAGGTGAAAATGTCCAGGACGGAGACAATTTATACACACCGGACATGGTTCTTGGACCTGCGCGAAAAGGAATTAAACTGACATACTGCACAGACACGAGACCGACGGACTCTATCCGCAACAACGCGAAAGGTTCCGATCTATTTATCTGCGAAGGAATGTACGGTGAGAAGGATAAGCTGAAAAAAGCAAAAGAATACAAGCATATGACATTTTACGAGGCAGCGCAGCTTGCAAAAGAAGCAGAAGTCGCAGAAATGTGGCTGACGCATTATAGTCCGTCGCTGACGCACCCGGAAGAATATATGGACGAGGTGAAGAAAATCTTCCCGAATTCCATAGCAGCAAAAGATAAACGAACGGTAGAACTGACATTTTCAGATTAA
- a CDS encoding DUF2752 domain-containing protein: MTQKIKHYICEKDGRIKWQFRLILSAAILSIMLAESRFLYYHSPKDTKWLICIIYALTGYYCPGCGAGRACYCILHGQIYQAFRYNPLLVLLLPWIGAYLALCACQWLFTGRESISRRIPMWILWTILAVILIYGVLRNVNAYPFVLLSPTRVR; encoded by the coding sequence ATGACACAAAAAATAAAACATTACATTTGTGAAAAAGACGGAAGAATCAAGTGGCAGTTCCGCCTGATTTTATCAGCAGCTATATTATCAATAATGCTTGCTGAAAGCCGATTTTTATATTATCATAGTCCTAAAGATACAAAATGGTTGATATGTATTATTTACGCTCTGACCGGTTATTATTGTCCGGGGTGTGGAGCAGGCCGCGCGTGCTATTGCATTTTGCACGGTCAGATTTATCAGGCATTTCGGTATAACCCGCTGCTTGTACTCTTGCTGCCGTGGATAGGCGCATACCTGGCATTATGCGCGTGCCAGTGGCTATTTACAGGCAGAGAAAGCATAAGCCGCCGGATACCGATGTGGATATTATGGACAATATTGGCAGTTATACTGATATACGGAGTTTTGAGAAATGTAAATGCATATCCATTTGTGTTACTATCCCCGACAAGGGTCAGATAA
- a CDS encoding DUF1538 domain-containing protein, producing MGLQLYQKNLLEKLKESLGAVLPIIGIVLVLCFSIAPIPNSVLMTFVVGAVLLIIGMMFFTLGAEMAMTPMGERIGTKLTNTRKISVVIVLCFILGFIITISEPDLQVLAEQVPSIPNYTLIIAVATGVGIFLVAAVLRMLFGIPLAHMLLILYPIIFILASIVPQDFLTVAFDSGGVTTGPMTVPFIMALGIGFSAVRSDKHAENDSFGLVALCSVGPILAVLLLGLLYHPGGSGYEQTMIVKTDNSVEMWQLFQEGLPYYIKEMLISLLPIILFFFIFQIVSLHLHKKTLVKIIIGIIYTYIGLVLFLTGVNVGFMPAGNYLGQVIAGLSYPWIIVPIGMLIGYFIVKAEPAVYVLTEQVEELTSGAISAKAMGMSLSIGVAFSLGLAMVRVLIGISILWFLLPGYAVALGLTFFVPKIFTAIAFDSGGVASGPMTATFLLPFSMGACEALGGNVVTDAFGVVAMVAMTPLITIQILGLIYQIQEQMKEKQAAKDYTSIKVCIENLDNVDNQEIIEL from the coding sequence ATGGGATTACAATTATATCAAAAAAATTTACTGGAAAAACTAAAAGAGTCATTAGGAGCTGTGTTGCCGATCATAGGCATTGTGCTGGTGTTATGCTTTAGCATTGCGCCCATTCCAAACAGCGTCCTGATGACTTTTGTTGTTGGTGCGGTTCTCCTGATCATCGGAATGATGTTCTTTACACTTGGAGCAGAGATGGCGATGACTCCTATGGGAGAACGAATAGGAACGAAACTGACCAATACAAGAAAGATAAGTGTAGTGATAGTGCTGTGTTTTATCCTTGGCTTTATCATCACCATATCAGAACCGGATCTTCAAGTATTGGCTGAACAAGTTCCATCCATTCCCAATTACACGCTGATTATTGCAGTAGCAACAGGAGTTGGAATATTTCTTGTAGCCGCAGTACTTCGAATGTTATTTGGAATTCCACTGGCACATATGCTTTTAATTTTGTACCCGATCATATTCATTTTGGCAAGCATTGTTCCACAAGATTTTCTGACAGTGGCATTTGATTCGGGCGGAGTAACAACAGGACCTATGACAGTACCATTTATTATGGCGTTAGGAATCGGATTTTCAGCAGTTCGAAGTGATAAACATGCGGAAAATGATAGCTTTGGTCTGGTTGCATTGTGTTCAGTCGGACCAATTCTGGCAGTATTGCTGCTTGGCTTACTTTACCACCCAGGGGGAAGTGGATACGAACAGACAATGATTGTGAAGACCGATAATTCAGTAGAAATGTGGCAGCTTTTTCAAGAAGGGCTTCCTTATTATATAAAAGAAATGCTGATCTCTTTACTGCCAATTATTTTATTTTTCTTCATTTTTCAGATTGTATCATTACATCTTCACAAAAAGACGTTGGTAAAAATTATTATAGGAATCATTTATACATACATAGGTCTTGTACTTTTCCTAACAGGGGTAAATGTGGGATTTATGCCGGCAGGTAATTATCTGGGTCAAGTGATTGCGGGGCTTTCCTATCCATGGATCATCGTGCCGATTGGTATGCTGATCGGTTACTTTATCGTAAAAGCGGAACCAGCAGTATATGTATTAACGGAACAGGTAGAAGAACTGACTTCCGGAGCCATTTCCGCAAAAGCAATGGGAATGAGTCTGTCCATCGGAGTCGCATTCTCTCTGGGACTGGCAATGGTGCGGGTGCTTATCGGCATTTCGATTTTGTGGTTTCTGCTCCCAGGATACGCAGTAGCCCTTGGATTAACATTTTTCGTGCCCAAAATATTCACAGCAATCGCATTTGACTCAGGAGGCGTAGCATCCGGACCGATGACAGCAACATTTTTACTGCCATTTTCAATGGGAGCATGCGAGGCGCTAGGTGGAAATGTTGTGACAGATGCGTTTGGAGTGGTAGCTATGGTAGCAATGACGCCGCTTATAACAATTCAAATCCTTGGACTGATCTATCAGATTCAGGAACAGATGAAAGAAAAACAGGCAGCAAAAGATTACACAAGTATAAAAGTATGCATAGAAAATCTAGACAATGTAGACAATCAAGAAATCATTGAGTTGTAA
- a CDS encoding CD225/dispanin family protein, with product MKCKFCGNDLPEESKFCPSCGAPVEPEEKQEQSEQSTEAKQQENQNPYEYGVPGTNNGSGAQNENPYQYGSAEQNNENPYQYGSEGQNNENPYQYGSAGQDNENPYQYGSAGQNNENPYQYGSTGQNTSADYNANNGTYGQPQKPINGTTYLIFAIISTLLCCLPLGIVAIVYACKINSLQRSGDYAGAQNAAKKAKMFTIIGTVAALVVSIFYIIFAIVIGIGSSDFDDDPVSNVVENVIEDKNDSKKADDSDKSDKAAKSTEPAVASGELGTSWDSYTVQINDKVLTFPCTKADIEAAGLSMDTDYTAENYMVNANEYELVYFEDANDNEIMAYAINNTDTAMEVKDCLIGGVSVDDYDLENGGLTVIFPGGLQMGASKDAVTGAYGEADDTYDGDSLSMYSWYSGDSYYKSCEIDFDAESGLVCTMTMQNFGQ from the coding sequence ATGAAGTGTAAATTTTGCGGAAATGATTTGCCGGAAGAATCAAAGTTCTGTCCGTCATGTGGCGCACCGGTAGAGCCGGAGGAGAAGCAGGAACAGTCAGAACAATCAACAGAAGCGAAGCAGCAGGAAAACCAGAATCCTTATGAATATGGCGTGCCAGGAACAAATAATGGAAGTGGAGCACAGAATGAGAATCCATATCAGTATGGAAGTGCGGAACAGAATAACGAGAACCCGTACCAGTATGGAAGTGAAGGACAGAATAACGAGAACCCATATCAGTATGGAAGCGCAGGACAGGATAACGAGAACCCATATCAGTATGGAAGCGCAGGACAGAATAACGAGAACCCGTACCAGTATGGAAGTACAGGACAGAACACGTCTGCAGATTATAATGCTAATAATGGGACTTATGGTCAGCCGCAGAAGCCAATCAATGGAACAACCTATTTAATATTCGCTATCATTTCAACATTACTTTGCTGTCTGCCGCTTGGTATTGTGGCAATTGTATATGCCTGCAAAATCAATTCTCTACAGAGAAGTGGAGATTATGCCGGAGCGCAGAATGCAGCAAAGAAAGCGAAGATGTTTACGATTATCGGAACAGTAGCTGCGCTTGTAGTATCTATCTTTTATATTATATTTGCAATTGTGATTGGAATTGGAAGCAGCGATTTCGACGACGATCCGGTATCTAATGTTGTGGAAAATGTAATCGAAGATAAGAATGATTCTAAAAAAGCGGATGACAGTGATAAGTCAGATAAAGCAGCAAAGAGTACAGAACCGGCAGTAGCCAGCGGTGAACTTGGCACAAGCTGGGACAGTTATACAGTACAGATCAATGATAAAGTCCTGACATTTCCATGCACAAAAGCCGATATTGAGGCAGCAGGTCTGAGTATGGATACGGATTATACAGCGGAAAATTATATGGTGAATGCTAACGAATATGAGTTGGTTTATTTCGAGGATGCCAATGATAATGAGATTATGGCATATGCAATCAACAATACAGATACAGCGATGGAAGTAAAAGACTGCCTGATCGGTGGCGTTTCTGTAGATGACTATGATCTGGAAAATGGCGGACTCACTGTGATATTCCCAGGCGGGCTTCAGATGGGCGCTTCAAAAGATGCAGTAACTGGAGCTTATGGAGAAGCAGATGACACATATGACGGAGACAGTCTGTCTATGTATAGCTGGTATTCAGGTGACAGTTACTACAAGAGCTGCGAGATCGACTTTGACGCAGAGTCTGGACTTGTATGCACAATGACTATGCAAAACTTTGGTCAATAA
- the tsaB gene encoding tRNA (adenosine(37)-N6)-threonylcarbamoyltransferase complex dimerization subunit type 1 TsaB: MRILALDSSGLVASVAVVEKIEEEEQVIAEYTVNYKKTHSQTLLPMLDTVSDMIELDLKTIDAIAVAGGPGSFTGLRIGSATAKGLGLAMNKPLIHIPTLEGLAYNLCGTDAIVCPIMDARRGQVYTGIYEFCGNELVVLEDQMAISIEGLGDHLKKYDKRIIFLGDGVPVFRARLTDEILAEEIKAGRDIQFAPANMNRQRAASVGTLGLRYYAAGKTETAMEHEPDYLRLSQAERERKEREAKSIQ, translated from the coding sequence ATGCGAATTTTAGCACTGGACAGCTCCGGCCTTGTAGCCAGCGTAGCTGTTGTTGAAAAGATAGAAGAAGAGGAACAGGTAATCGCGGAATATACTGTGAACTATAAGAAGACGCACTCACAGACGCTGCTCCCGATGCTGGACACAGTATCCGACATGATCGAGCTTGACCTGAAAACGATCGACGCCATCGCAGTTGCCGGCGGACCGGGTTCATTTACCGGGCTTCGCATCGGCTCCGCCACAGCGAAAGGTCTGGGACTTGCCATGAACAAGCCGTTGATCCACATCCCGACACTGGAAGGACTGGCGTACAATCTGTGCGGAACAGACGCCATCGTGTGCCCAATCATGGATGCGCGCCGCGGACAGGTTTACACCGGAATTTATGAGTTTTGTGGAAATGAATTGGTTGTCCTGGAAGATCAGATGGCGATTAGCATCGAAGGATTAGGCGACCATTTGAAAAAATATGACAAACGCATTATTTTCCTGGGAGATGGTGTGCCGGTATTTCGTGCGAGATTGACAGACGAGATTCTGGCAGAAGAAATAAAAGCAGGCAGAGACATTCAGTTTGCACCGGCCAACATGAACCGTCAAAGAGCAGCATCAGTAGGAACATTAGGACTTCGTTATTATGCTGCCGGAAAGACAGAGACTGCCATGGAACACGAGCCGGATTATCTGCGCCTGTCACAGGCAGAACGCGAACGCAAGGAGCGCGAAGCGAAATCTATACAGTAA
- the ispD gene encoding 2-C-methyl-D-erythritol 4-phosphate cytidylyltransferase yields MDKKKCTAIVLSAGQGKRMGTAIQKQYIELSGKPIIFYTLDAFQKSAIIDDIVLVVGEGQENWVRDEIVEKYQLTKVRSIIPGGKERYDSVWAGLRGLHALKEQPEYVFIHDGARMFVDEQILTRGYENVEKFGACVAGMPSKDTVKLVDEDQFAVNTPPRKLIWAVQTPQIFKADLIENAYAKLMEEVPDNITDDAMVVEQMMKVPVKLYEGSYENIKITTPEDLEIAKVFLAKRKEKYHK; encoded by the coding sequence ATGGATAAGAAGAAATGTACGGCAATCGTATTATCTGCCGGTCAGGGGAAACGTATGGGAACCGCTATACAAAAACAGTATATTGAATTATCCGGAAAACCAATCATTTTTTATACTTTGGATGCATTTCAAAAATCCGCGATCATCGATGATATTGTACTTGTAGTAGGTGAAGGGCAAGAAAACTGGGTCCGTGACGAGATCGTAGAAAAGTATCAGCTTACAAAAGTACGCTCGATCATCCCAGGTGGAAAAGAACGTTATGATTCCGTATGGGCAGGACTACGCGGACTTCATGCTCTCAAAGAACAGCCGGAATACGTATTCATTCATGATGGCGCCAGAATGTTCGTGGACGAGCAGATTCTTACGCGTGGATATGAAAATGTAGAAAAATTCGGTGCCTGTGTAGCCGGAATGCCGAGCAAAGATACGGTCAAACTGGTGGATGAAGATCAGTTTGCAGTGAATACACCGCCAAGAAAATTAATCTGGGCGGTACAGACTCCACAGATTTTTAAGGCAGATCTCATAGAAAATGCTTATGCAAAGCTGATGGAAGAGGTGCCGGATAATATTACTGACGACGCTATGGTAGTGGAACAGATGATGAAAGTACCGGTTAAATTATATGAAGGCTCTTACGAAAATATCAAGATCACAACACCGGAAGATCTGGAAATCGCAAAAGTATTTCTTGCGAAACGCAAAGAAAAATATCATAAATAG
- the rimI gene encoding ribosomal protein S18-alanine N-acetyltransferase yields MEIIEIKKDQQQYISEIAALESDIFPDPWSEKSIRDTLENPQARIWAIISRQAPPCSCASTAPEHAGKPQLLGYVIFYYVLDEGEIARIATSPQHRRQGVAVRLLEKMRAFSYEQNITRWLLDVRISNETAIHFYKAAGFAEDGVRKNFYANPPEDAILMSCEVETSGSDRA; encoded by the coding sequence ATGGAAATAATAGAAATTAAAAAAGACCAACAGCAATATATTTCTGAGATTGCAGCGCTGGAATCCGATATCTTTCCGGATCCATGGAGTGAAAAAAGTATCAGGGATACGCTTGAAAATCCTCAGGCACGGATTTGGGCTATTATAAGCAGACAAGCGCCGCCATGCTCCTGCGCTTCAACGGCGCCGGAGCATGCAGGCAAGCCACAACTCCTTGGCTATGTGATTTTTTATTATGTGTTAGATGAGGGAGAAATCGCCAGAATTGCGACATCGCCGCAACATCGCCGGCAGGGGGTGGCTGTAAGACTTCTTGAAAAAATGCGTGCATTTAGTTACGAGCAGAATATTACAAGATGGCTGCTGGATGTTCGTATTTCCAATGAAACAGCAATACATTTTTACAAGGCAGCAGGATTTGCCGAAGACGGTGTGCGAAAGAATTTCTATGCAAACCCGCCGGAAGATGCTATACTTATGAGTTGTGAAGTCGAAACTTCAGGCAGCGACCGAGCCTGA